ATGTCCCGGCCAGCCTCCGGCCTGCTCGTAGTCGGCGCGGCGGATGAGGACGACGCCTTCGGCCATGACGGTGATGGCGCCGGGGCGAGTGGCGGTGCCGGCCCGCAGGCGCGGCACCCAGCGGCGCAGCGTCACACCGGTGTCGGGGTCGGCGATGCGCGGCTGGATGTAGGCCGCCCGGGGGTGGCGGCGGGCGACCGCGACGAGCTGGGCGAGAGTGTCGGTGGTGGGCAGGACGGCGTCGTTGTCGAGGAAGAACACGAATTCGCCGGCGTCCGGCCCGGCGAGGGCGTCGGCCCCGATGTTCCGTCCGGCGGGGATGCCCTCGTTGACGGGCAGGACCACCGTCTGGGCCCCGTGCGGCACGTCGTCGGGCTGCACGCCGTTGCCGACGATGACCACACGAAGATCGACCTCCTGCTGGGCGAGGAGGGATGCCATCGCCCGCCGGAACGGCTCGGGCCGGTCGTTCATGGTGAGCACCACCACGTCGACGGTGGCCTTGGCGCTGGTCATCGTGTCGGGTCTCCCGGATGGGTGTGGCGTTGGGCGTGCCGCCGACGGGGACGAACGTGACTGCGTTATGCGTCGTTCCCGTCGTGTTAACCCGCCCACCCTAGTGGTCGTCACCTGCGGTTTCGGGCCCGGACACAGACTGGACGACGCCGCTCGGCCTCCTGAGGCGTCCGCACGGCCTGAGCAGGCCGCCGTGACCGGTCACCCCTTCCACACCTCATGCAGGGCGGTGACGACCCGGTCGACGTCCGCGGGCGTCATGGCGGGGTAGCAGGGCAGGGACAGTTGCCGGGCGGCGGCGAGCTCGGTGACCGGCAGCGGGCGGTTGGCGTGCTCGCGGTAGAGATCCAGGTGGTGGACGGGCGTGAAGTGCCTGCTGGTCGCGATCTGCCGGGCGGCGAGCTGTTCGGCGACCTGGTCCCGCGTGAGCGGGGCGGCGGCCGGGTCGATGAAGATCGAGTAGAGGAACCAGCCCGATCGCGCCCCAGGCTGGACGGTCGGGGTGGCCAGGCCGGGCAGCCCGGCCAACGCCCCGGTGTAGGCGGCCGCGATCTGCGCGCGGCGCGCGGTGAAGGCGGGCAGCTTGCGCCACTGTGCGAGGCCGACCGCCGCGGTGATGTCGGGCATCACGTACTTCAGGCCGGGCACGGTCACCTCGTAGTCGGCGGTGCTGCGTGTGCCGTGCCGCTGCCATACCGACGAGTCGATGCCGTGCCGGCCGAGGAGGCGGGCGCGCCGCACCAGCGCGGCCCGGCCGATCAGCATGCCTCCTTCGCCGCTGGTGATGACCTTGTTGGCGTAGTAGCTGTGCGTGGCGAGGTCGCCGACGCTGCCCGCCCGCCGTCCGTCGCGGGTGGCGTACAGGGCGTGGGCGGCGTCCTCGATCAGCAGTAGCCCGCGGGCGTCGGCCAGCGCGCGGAACGCGGCCAGGTCGCAGGGGTGCCCGGCGTAGTGCATGACCACGATGGCCCGCGTCCGCAGTGTGATCGCGGCTTCGGCCGCGCCCGGGTCGATGGTGAAGGTGAGCGGGTCGACGTCGACGAACACCGGCCGGGCTCCGGTCTGCAGCAGCGCGTTCGGGGCCGC
This sequence is a window from Microbispora sp. ZYX-F-249. Protein-coding genes within it:
- a CDS encoding glycosyltransferase family 2 protein; its protein translation is MTSAKATVDVVVLTMNDRPEPFRRAMASLLAQQEVDLRVVIVGNGVQPDDVPHGAQTVVLPVNEGIPAGRNIGADALAGPDAGEFVFFLDNDAVLPTTDTLAQLVAVARRHPRAAYIQPRIADPDTGVTLRRWVPRLRAGTATRPGAITVMAEGVVLIRRADYEQAGGWPGH
- a CDS encoding DegT/DnrJ/EryC1/StrS family aminotransferase, with protein sequence MTPAEEPPFLPWNRPLIGDEEIAEVTDTLRSGWLTHGPKALQFEQAVRDDLGVEDAFAVSSCTAALHLAFLAAGLRHGDEVITPALTFCAAPNALLQTGARPVFVDVDPLTFTIDPGAAEAAITLRTRAIVVMHYAGHPCDLAAFRALADARGLLLIEDAAHALYATRDGRRAGSVGDLATHSYYANKVITSGEGGMLIGRAALVRRARLLGRHGIDSSVWQRHGTRSTADYEVTVPGLKYVMPDITAAVGLAQWRKLPAFTARRAQIAAAYTGALAGLPGLATPTVQPGARSGWFLYSIFIDPAAAPLTRDQVAEQLAARQIATSRHFTPVHHLDLYREHANRPLPVTELAAARQLSLPCYPAMTPADVDRVVTALHEVWKG